GAATACATGCCAGATGAGCATAAAACATACGAAGCCATTAAAGCTTCTGTTGGCTTCTAGGAGTAGTTGGCAATGATTAAAGATTTTATTTTGCCAGATATTGGCGAAGGCGTAGTTGAGTGTGAGCTGGTTGATTGGTTAGTACAAGAAGGCGATATCGTCGTTGAAGACCAACCGATTGCCGATGTGATGACTGACAAAGCATTAGTGCAAATCCCAGCGCCGCACGCAGGTAAGATCACTAAGCTGTATTACGCTAAAGGTGACATTGCTATTGTGCACAAGCCACTCTACGCAGTCGATGTTGACGGTGACGCGGGTGAGGTTGCCGCTGAGCAAGCTGACGACACTAATGAAGCAAGTGCTAGCGCAGCTGAATCTGCGCCTGATACAACTGCCCCTGTTACTACTAGCACTGGTGGCGCGGTTGTAGAAGACTTTTTATTACCCGATATCGGTGAAGGTATTGTTGAGTGTGAATTGGTTGAATGGCTAGTGCAAGAAGGCGAAATGGTCGAAGAAGATCAACCCATCGCTGATGTGATGACTGATAAAGCGCTTGTGCAAATTCCAGCAATTAAGGCGGGCAAAATGGTCAAGCACTATTACCGCAAAGGCCAGCTCGCTAAAGTTCACTCGCCACTATTTGCGATTGAAGTCGAAGGCAGTGCTGCGCCGGCAGCTGCGCCAGCTGAACAAGCTGAAGTAGCAACAACTGCTACAGCAGCACCGAGTGAGGGCGTTGCGCAAGGTAAAGCACTGGCAAGTCCAGCTGTTCGCCGCCTAGCACGTAGCCTTGATATTAATATCGCTGAAGTAAAAGGCAGCGGTAAAAATGGCCGCGTATACAAAGAAGATGTTGAGCGTCATAGTCAAGGTGGTCAAGTTAGTGCTGCTAAGACAGTTGCAACACCAAGCGCACCCGTTACTACAAATGCTCCTGTTGCTCCAGCT
This DNA window, taken from Shewanella maritima, encodes the following:
- a CDS encoding dihydrolipoyllysine-residue acetyltransferase, which translates into the protein MIKDFILPDIGEGVVECELVDWLVQEGDIVVEDQPIADVMTDKALVQIPAPHAGKITKLYYAKGDIAIVHKPLYAVDVDGDAGEVAAEQADDTNEASASAAESAPDTTAPVTTSTGGAVVEDFLLPDIGEGIVECELVEWLVQEGEMVEEDQPIADVMTDKALVQIPAIKAGKMVKHYYRKGQLAKVHSPLFAIEVEGSAAPAAAPAEQAEVATTATAAPSEGVAQGKALASPAVRRLARSLDINIAEVKGSGKNGRVYKEDVERHSQGGQVSAAKTVATPSAPVTTNAPVAPAPVASAGDLVEPIKGVKAVMAKMMVESVSTIPHFTYCEEFDLTELVALRESMKKRYSTEDVKLTMMPFFMKAMSLAINEYPILNSQVNADCSELTYKASHNIGMAVDSKVGLLVPNVKDVQAKSILDVAADITRLTNDARSGRVAPADLKEGTITISNIGALGGTVATPIINKPEVAIVALGKLQNLPRFNDNGEVEARKIMQVSWSGDHRVIDGGTIARFCNLWKHYLENPQEMLMAMK